Proteins from a single region of Anthonomus grandis grandis chromosome 10, icAntGran1.3, whole genome shotgun sequence:
- the LOC126741516 gene encoding protein PRRC2C isoform X2, which yields MSTLSGNASKGEKTKPKFQSLDINNLYKISRGENTEKPAQKSSSNYIKHGMQSLGKVPNARRAPANLPSLKSEHSDSGAAVPLVPPGATGWGKQEQGGTPSSNIQQNGTPPNHQGVPPHVQGPPQLTPHQQAIAIPSTNVIPPHNKQTSGPVASAASTGGDKLWSAVMAAGGHPEGGGGGGHQPPAYQSPQFQHEFPSLSAGDGGGGGAGASRPTPSDYGPGGVNQSGLSLRPQTEGSWTQGGQRAPDGSMRGGSAPPGGPPLLTGPVGRPPSSVEILPPQVRGVLPPFMYKGSFPQGGPQHTAPGPGNNQTHHHHHPPAPLGAPRRTDNRPPRLQDNREFTASGEEVVPRPIIREEELSKLDNFGHDMGWATSDDIDYNQKLAFSDDEDRPAKREPPRQHQQGKSHDRQTPPKHGWNAPRNENRGRQSDNEDDVMVQKQRQHQKEMEVAIQRAKQRKEEEEKRFNEESRQRAQKKLQELDEKVREKRDRDRETEISPSAVPPKPISYVEIPLPDFQKDKEERKEKDNKEMQKQPPRGVQNDNMVKEEPSGFRQLTQIDGKNFSRKPAQKSERDHREQQQQQQQQQQNGPNFSRHFQSDLPPRFMKQQHQQQRGNQQQSQSQQSGQYQHYQQDTGAGGNRWSGNHPPRVPSRGEGRRGGESPERHDDREYKRQTSDESYRSSHHSQSDHLPPQKGGDNRYGDEDKQWQKDKLTDNRYAERKSDHYERERHHEDHRRSQERLISDRFERPQRPDSRDSHTSHTSHTSHGSQGSSNRRSRDSDYGKETSMGSWNEDVEAAYEEKKSNKEKFSSSSSGRVEEKRNIIVPGPITRDRIEAEDINEKRNLTQLKKGETPAQIKKVEPAKQKEEKLVSAEKTSAETIPAQEPPEPKKDPETKLPEAKKPVPPPSHDDAYKDRRNNRGGPPSQSKTSWDTRGSDFHSRAAPPPWGNKRPPSRSHHKPGGRDFYSHNTDSDGSTDTYTVEPKEPKGSKEKDEKLRENKPQEKCEKKQQTDKKEGSGGYVPRGEPSRHGRGGGSNNFRGSRMGGMGKRIDGYGPPPSKSPFGHHEDKDKREDHATDTPSSTLTTATSSADKIKQNQEALAAGIIGKARLDEDKNKPKPPKQQQQQEVSRNKSKGRKDEPDRDSNHESSDNSGKRQSISRSSSQRGGSRMGRDRNQPPPRMGDKRYESQGKKPDPQNLLTSAIADISLKGRGEGEEEQKETGTAAPEVNGDSEGFQEVKSKKSATKERPKGAEEKKGAPPPAAVRADSKDTGKVGEKKPGGPMGKPSVTQMMTAQQIQNIPPLMSTPVNPPPMMTATKSNQYDPRPNRQNNKLAPRFAKQKMQKQMQQQMLGEVGDMSKGSHGVYGVRDSQAMSQAVTCSAWDKPLGSAALRAPPEHEQSPNSAPMLGVSMEGVGLDASAASPGIGASPGSDKTLGKPGGQITDKNLLDGATPPVNTIIFENTNFKSGPVARSSSRNSIPGDKPRSRLEDNGMDNNSGNNMFGKPINDLLQKTDAGKTEAQMQIAAVFKEETDMKLDFLSADLTNLTDDKSTKNLCMTKCITSVSSTAICNADSLNMKIASVKKVWETSEQESEDPNGLSFGAPMDTAFKGTDHQQDDGHHEGFSPGGGQTASTTNVCKVKPTQQVSNATGQTISSVSQQPHSGVVGHPILLGTPLSPPPMAAAAVGVSMGPQAYAANQHLSGFPTGAPAQGVAAAAAGSGQYGISAIPSPPTVLYNSTQQLQSGLYGAFLPTADQAGVLGGQSHARAGGFGQYPGAGAYHGLGQPANSPYNTQSVYLPPAPHPPTPQAPPELYQSMNSFRLSAAGPFGQSQPLSNPTTVLMSSTSNSLMSASVKPSSQPISAIGTKAGGVGQAYQQQSQQQQQVYMAYEPAALQAANYLTGGVMQRGPAGPPVQNNVVPGLQPSSSYYSGSTGGQTGYYQQPGNSSLPSAQLPQHQAGYGLQGNVFGTHNQSHTNTGLQGSFPFLSTPIQVALSAQQYRSAAASLQNPYLKNTGQPMSAGSANVWRSKASATEEPQ from the exons taaaatcagcAGG GGAGAAAATACTGAAAAACCGGCACAGAAGAGTTCATCGAATTACATTAAACATGGCATGCAAAGTTTGGGCAAGGTACCTAACGCTCGTCGAGCTCCGGCTAATTTACCCTCTTTGAAATCTGAACATAGTGATTCGGGCGCAGCCGTTCCTTTAGTACCGCCAGGGGCAACAGGATGGGGCAAACAAG AACAAGGAGGTACTCCTTCGTCAAATATACAACAGAACGGAACTCCCCCGAACCATCAAGGTGTCCCGCCGCACGTTCAAGGACCACCCCAATTGACCCCTCATCAACAGGCAATTGCTATCCCCTCGACCAATGTTATTCCTCCCCACAACAAACAG ACATCAGGTCCTGTAGCGAGTGCCGCGAGTACAGGCGGCGACAAACTTTGGAGCGCGGTAATGGCGGCGGGCGGGCATCCGGAGGGCGGAGGCGGCGGCGGCCATCAGCCGCCCGCCTATCAGAGCCCCCAGTTTCAGCACGAGTTTCCCAGCCTGTCCGCTGGCGATGGCGGTGGTGGGGGTGCGGGGGCCTCCCGACCCACCCCTTCAGATTACGGACCAGGCGGCGTAAACCAATCGGGCCTAAG cCTCCGCCCACAGACCGAAGGTTCTTGGACGCAGGGCGGACAGCGCGCCCCCGACGGCTCTATGAGAGGTGGCTCGGCCCCCCCGGGGGGCCCACCGCTGCTTACGGGCCCGGTCGGCCGTCCTCCGTCCTCCGTGGAAATATTGCCGCCGCAGGTGCGGGGCGTCTTGCCCCCCTTTATGTACAAAGGTAGCTTCCCGCAAGGGGGGCCGCAGCACACTGCCCCCGGTCCCGGGAACAATCAGACTCATCACCATCATCATCCCCCAGCACCTTTGGGCGCGCCGCGTAGAACGGACAACAGACCGCCCCGTCTACAAGATAATCGGGAATTCACCGCTTCAG GTGAAGAAGTGGTACCGAGGCCGATAATCCGTGAGGAGGAGCTGAGCAAACTGGACAATTTCGGCCACGATATGGGCTGGGCCACGTCCGACGACATCGATTACAATCAGAAGTTGGCGTTTAGCGACGACGAGGATCGTCCGGCCAAACGCGAGCCTCCCCGGCAGCACCAGCAAGGGAAATCCCACGACAGACAAACGCCCCCCAAACACGGATGGAACGCCCCTAGAAACGAAAATAG AGGCAGACAGTCGGACAACGAGGACGACGTGATGGTCCAAAAACAGCGACAGCACCAGAAAGAGATGGAGGTGGCGATCCAGCGGGCGAAGCAGCGCAAAGAAGAGGAAGAGAAACGTTTTAACGAGGAGAGTCGCCAGAGGGCGCAAAAGAAATTACAAGAGTTGGACGAGAAAGTGCGAGAGAAACGGGATCGGGACCGGGAAACGGAGATCAGTCCGTCGGCGGTGCCCCCGAAACCGATCAGTTACGTCGAGATCCCGCTACCAGATTTCCAGAAGGACAAGGAGGAGCGGAAGGAGAAGGACAACAAGGAGATGCAAAAGCAGCCTCCTCGTGGCGTCCAGAACGATAATATGGTTAAAGAGGAGCCTTCTGGATTTAGGCAGTTGACTCAAATTGATG GTAAAAACTTCTCGCGTAAACCCGCCCAAAAAAGCGAGCGGGATCATCGCGAGCAGCAgcagcaacaacaacaacagcAACAAAACGGGCCGAACTTTTCGCGTCACTTCCAAAGCGATTTGCCGCCCAGGTTCATGAAGCAGCAACATCAGCAGCAGCGCGGAAATCAACAACAGAGCCAATCGCAGCAGTCCGGTCAGTATCAACATTATCAGCAGGATACTGGGGCGGGCGGTAATCGGTGGTCCGGCAATCATCCGCCGCGGGTACCGAGCCGCGGCGAGGGACGTAGAGGAGGGGAGAGTCCCGAGAGACACGACGACCGCGAGTACAAGAGACAGACCTCGGACGAGAGCTATCGTAGCTCTCACCATTCCCAGTCCGATCATTTACCACCGCAGAAGGGTGGGGATAACCGTTACG GTGACGAAGACAAGCAATGGCAAAAGGATAAACTGACCGATAACCGATACGCGGAAAGAAAGTCGGACCATTATGAGCGCGAGAGGCACCACGAGGACCACCGCAGGTCTCAGGAGCGATTGATCAGCGACCGATTCGAGCGGCCTCAACGGCCCGACAGTCGCGATTCTCACACGTCGCACACCTCTCATACCTCGCACGGCTCTCAGGGCTCCTCGAATCGGCGATCCAGAGACTCCGATTACGGAAAAGAGACGTCGATGGGCTCGTGGAACGAGGACGTGGAGGCGGCCTACGAGGAGAAGAAGAGCAACAAGGAGAAGTTTAGCAGCAGCAGCAGCGGCAGAGTGGAAGAGAAAAGGAACATAATCGTGCCGGGTCCGATCACTAGGGATCGCATCGAGGCCGAGGACATCAATGAGAAACGGAACCTGACCCAGTTGAAGAAGGGCGAAACGCCCGCGCAAATTAAGAAGGTCGAACCCGCGAAGCAG AAAGAAGAGAAACTCGTATCAGCGGAAAAAACGTCGGCAGAAACCATTCCCGCGCAAGAACCACCAGAACCTAAAAAGGACCCCGAAACAAAACTGCCTGAAGCAAAAAAACCGGTGCCACCGCCATCCCACGACGACGCCTATAAAGACCGTCGAAACAACCGTGGGGGGCCCCCGAGCCAAAGCAAGACCAGCTGGGACACACGGGGGTCAGACTTTCATTCCAGAGCGGCCCCACCGCCGTGGGGCAACAAAAGACCGCCGTCCCGGAGCCACCACAAGCCTGGGGGTAGGGACTTTTATAGCCACAACACGGACAGTGACGGCTCTACGGACACTTACACGGTCGAACCTAAAGAACCGAAGGGATCGAaggaaaaagatgaaaaattgCGCGAGAATAAACCACAAGAAAAGTGCGAAAAGAAACAGCAAACTGATAAAAAAGAGGGTAGTGGTGGTTACGTACCCCGTGGGGAGCCTTCCAGGCACGGCAGGGGCGGCGGCTCCAACAATTTCCGCGGCAGCAGAATGGGCGGCATGGGTAAAAGAATCGACGGCTACGGCCCGCCTCCCTCTAAAAGTCCCTTTGGACATCACGAGGATAAGGATAAGAGGGAGGACCATGCTACTGATACGCCCTCGTCTACACTCACCACAGCCACCTCGAGCGCCGACAAAATCAAGCAGAATCAAGAGGCCCTTGCCGCAGGAATAATCGGTAAGGCCCGACTGGACGAGGATAAAAACAAACCGAAACCaccgaagcagcagcagcagcaagaGGTGAGCCGTAACAAATCCAAGGGCAGAAAGGACGAACCCGATAGAGACAGCAATCACGAATCGTCCGATAATAGTGGCAAGCGACAGTCGATTAGTCGATCGTCGTCGCAAAGGGGCGGCAGCCGCATGGGTAGGGATCGTAATCAGCCGCCCCCGAGAATGGGCGATAAACGGTACGAGTCGCAAGGGAAGAAACCGGACCCGCAGAATTTGTTGACCAGCGCGATCGCCGATATTTCTTTGAAGGGTCGGGGCGAGGGTGAGGAGGAGCAGAAGGAAACCGGGACGGCGGCACCGGAGGTGAACGGAGACTCGGAGGGATTCCAGGAGGTGAAGAGCAAAAAGTCGGCGACGAAAGAGCGACCGAAAGGGGCGGAGGAGAAGAAGGGGGCCCCGCCGCCCGCCGCGGTCAGGGCGGATAGCAAAGATACGGGGAAAGTCGGAGAGAAGAAACCCG GTGGCCCCATGGGCAAGCCGAGCGTCACTCAGATGATGACCGCCCAGCAAATTCAGAACATCCCCCCGCTGATGTCCACCCCGGTAAATCCGCCCCCGATGATGACGGCGACCAAATCGAACCAGTACGATCCGCGACCAAACAGGCAAAATAATAAGTTAGCGCCAAG atttgcaaaacaaaaaatgcaaaaacaaaTGCAACAGCAAATGCTCGGAGAGGTTGGCGATATGTCTAAAGGGTCGCATGGAGTTTACGGAGTGAGGGATTCCCAAGCCATGTCGCAAGCCGTGACTTGTTCGGCATGGGATAAACCGTTGGGATCGGCGGCCCTTAGGGCGCCCCCCGAGCACGAACAATCGCCCAATTCGGCCCCAATGCTTGGCGTTTCGATGGAGGGAGTCGGTTTAGATGCGTCTGCTGCTAGTCCGGGTATTGGAGCCAGTCCCGGAAGCGATaag ACTCTCGGAAAACCGGGCGGTCAAATAACCGACAAGAACTTGCTAGACGGCGCCACCCCACCAGTAAACACCATCATTTTCGAGAACACCAATTTCAAATCGGGACCGGTGGCGCGTAGTTCGTCACGCAATTCGATCCCGGGTGATAAACCGCGTTCCAGACTTGAGGACAACGGCATGGACAACAATTCCGGCAACAACATGTTCGGCAAACCGATCAACGATCTGCTACAGAAAACGGACGCGGGAAAAACGGAGGCGCAGATGCAGATCGCGGCCGTTTTCAAGGAGGAAACCGACATGAAGTTGGACTTTTTGAGCGCCGACTTGACCAATTTAACGGACGACAAGTCGACGAAGAATTTGTGCATGACCAAGTGTATCACGTCTGTTAGCAG tacgGCCATTTGTAATGCGGACTCGTTAAATATGAAGATCGCCTCGGTGAAAAAAGTGTGGGAAACGTCCGAGCAAGAGTCGGAAGACCCGAACGGGCTCAGTTTTGGAGCACCAATGGACACCGCGTTCAAGGGCACTGACCATCAGCAGGACGATGGACACCACGAGGGATTCAGTCCTGGCGGTGGTCAAACGGCCTCAACCACTAACGTTTGCAAG GTGAAACCAACGCAACAAGTATCGAATGCGACCGGCCAAACAATCTCGTCGGTATCGCAACAACCGCACTCGGGCGTGGTCGGCCACCCGATATTGTTGGGCACGCCGCTCTCCCCTCCGCCGATGGCCGCCGCTGCAGTGGGCGTGTCCATGGGCCCCCAAGCGTACGCGGCCAATCAACATCTGTCGGGATTCCCGACGGGGGCGCCGGCCCAGGGCGTGGCGGCGGCCGCCGCCGGTTCCGGACAATACGGGATTTCTGCGATCCCCTCGCCGCCCACCGTGCTGTACAACTCGACGCAACAATTACAGTCGGGGCTGTACGGGGCGTTTCTGCCCACAGCCGACCAGGCGGGAGTCTTGGGCGGACAGAGTCACGCTAGAGCGGGCGGATTCGGACAGTATCCCGGTGCCGGGGCGTATCACGGACTGGGACAACCCGCCAATTCCCCATATAATACGCAATCG GTCTATTTACCTCCCGCTCCACACCCGCCGACCCCCCAGGCGCCACCGGAATTATATCAATCGATGAACAGCTTCAGATTATCGGCGGCGGGTCCGTTCGGCCAAAGTCAGCCCCTCAGCAATCCGACCACGGTCCTGATGAGTTCGACCAGTAACAGTTTGATGTCTGCTAGCGTGAAGCCGAGCAGCCAACCAATCAGCGCTATCG GTACAAAAGCAGGCGGCGTGGGTCAGGCGTATCAGCAGCAGTCGCAGCAACAGCAGCAGGTTTATATGGCGTACGAGCCGGCGGCTTTGCAGGCGGCCAATTATTTGACCGGCGGCGTGATGCAACGGGGACCGGCGGGTCCACCTGTTCAGAATAATGTCGTGCCCGGGCTACAGCCCTCCTCGTCTTACTATTCTGGATCTACAG GTGGCCAAACGGGTTATTATCAACAACCGGGCAATTCGTCGTTGCCGTCCGCCCAATTGCCGCAACATCAAGCAGGTTACGGCCTACAAGGAAACGTTTTCGGAACGCACAATCAGTCTCATACGAATACCGGCCTTCAG GGGTCGTTTCCTTTCCTCTCGACGCCCATTCAAGTGGCATTAAGCGCGCAACAGTACCGATCGGCGGCGGCCAGTCTACAAAACCCTTACTTGAAGAACACTGGACAACCGATGtcag CAGGCTCAGCAAACGTCTGGAGGTCAAAGGCCTCAGCAACTGAAGAGCCCCAGTAG